The following coding sequences lie in one Spinacia oleracea cultivar Varoflay chromosome 1, BTI_SOV_V1, whole genome shotgun sequence genomic window:
- the LOC110777143 gene encoding cytokinin hydroxylase, which produces MALILRLMTAIAVIMLSWFIRVAYETICFYWLSPRRIKKIMEKQGVRGPKPRPLIGNILDMSSLVSSSTSEDMPTISHDIVARLLPHYLLWSKEYGKRYVYWNGFEPRMCLTDPDMIKELLTKYNPLSGKSWLQQQGSKNFIGNGLLMANGDAWFHQRHIVSPAFMSDKLKSYAGYVVDCTKTMLQSLENTVGSGQNEVEMGEMMTNLTADIISRIEFGSNFEKGRKIFHLLNLLQKRCAQASKHLCLPGSRFFPSQYNKVIKALKTEVEELLMEIIESRKACVELGRSDSYGKDLLGILMDELQNKKRDGFNLNLQLIMDEIKTFFFAGHETTALLLTWTTMLLASNPEWQEKLRDEVAQVCNGATPTIDHLPKLRMLSMIINESLRLYPPATLLPRMVFEDIKLGDLLVPKGLSIWIPVLAIHHDKELWGEDANEFNPDRFASKSFISSRFLPFGGGPRNCIGQSFALMEAKIILAMLVSQFRFKISSSYRHSPVVVLTIKPKHGVQVCLEPLHTS; this is translated from the exons atggCGTTAATACTGAGATTAATGACCGCAATTGCAGTAATTATGTTAAGTTGGTTTATTAGAGTAGCGTATGAAACCATATGTTTTTATTGGTTAAGTCCAAGACGCATAAAAAAGATAATGGAAAAACAAGGAGTTCGTGGCCCTAAACCTCGGCCTCTTATCGGTAACATCTTAGACATGTCGTCCCTTGTATCTTCCTCCACCTCGGAAGACATGCCTACCATCTCCCATGACATCGTTGCCCGTCTATTACCACATTACCTCCTTTGGTCTAAGGAATATG GAAAAAGATACGTATATTGGAATGGGTTCGAGCCAAGGATGTGTTTAACAGACCCCGATATGATAAAAGAATTGCTTACAAAGTACAACCCATTGTCGGGGAAATCATGGCTACAACAACAAGGATCAAAGAATTTCATAGGGAATGGCTTACTAATGGCCAATGGTGATGCTTGGTTTCATCAAAGACACATTGTATCCCCTGCTTTTATGAGTGATAAACTTAAG AGTTATGCAGGGTATGTGGTGGACTGCACTAAAACCATGCTCCAATCGCTCGAAAAcacggtcgggtcgggtcaaaACGAGGTTGAAATGGGGGAGATGATGACTAACCTTACTGCAGATATCATCTCAAGAATTGAATTTGGGAGTAATTTTGAGAAAGGAAGGAAGATTTTCCATCTTCTCAATCTCTTGCAAAAACGTTGTGCTCAAGCCAGCAAGCATCTCTGCTTACCCGGAAGCCG gtTTTTCCCTAGTCAGTACAACAAAGTCATAAAGGCGCTGAAAACGGAAGTGGAAGAATTACTAATGGAGATAATCGAAAGTCGAAAAGCTTGTGTCGAATTGGGAAGAAGCGACTCGTATGGAAAAGATTTGCTGGGGATTTTAATGGATGAATTGCAGAATAAAAAGAGAGATGGATTTAACTTGAATTTGCAATTGATAATGGATGAAATTAAGACTTTCTTTTTTGCTGGGCACGAAACTACGGCTCTTTTGCTCACTTGGACTACCATGCTCTTAGCAAGTAATCCTGAATGGCAAGAGAAATTGAGAGATGAAGTTGCACAAGTTTGTAATGGTGCTACACCTACCATTGATCATTTGCCTAAGCTTCGAATG TTAAGCATGATAATAAACGAATCATTGAGATTGTACCCACCTGCCACTCTTCTACCTAGGATGGTATTTGAAGACATTAAGCTAGGTGACCTACTCGTTCCAAAAGGATTGTCGATATGGATTCCTGTCCTAGCAATTCATCATGATAAAGAATTATGGGGTGAAGATGCAAACGAGTTCAATCCAGACCGTTTTGCTTCCAAATCTTTTATTTCAAGTCGTTTCCTTCCATTTGGTGGCGGCCCTAGGAATTGTATAGGGCAATCTTTTGCTCTCATGGAAGCCAAGATCATACTAGCTATGTTAGTCTCACAATTTAGATTCAAAATCTCGAGTAGTTATCGTCATTCTCCCGTTGTAGTTCTTACCATAAAGCCGAAGCATGGAGTTCAAGTTTGCTTGGAACCGTTACACACTAGCTAG